ACGATCCGATATGCTGTATATCCCCACTCAAAACCTCTAGATTCTTCTACCGTCCGAGCCGCTCATAAGTTTAATAGTAACTTCCGTTTACTTACTCGTGCTTCTGACACAGCAAATCTAGATATCTTTGATGCTTTCCAACTAGTTGGAGAGCCCAATGTAATATTGAGTCATATAAAGATGGCAGAGAAAGGAAAATCTATTATTCTACGCGTTTATGAATCCCTTGGTGGGAAATCTCGTGCCAGATTGGTTATCAAGTCGCTTACAGTTGCCTCTGTTACGAAATGTAATGGTTTAGAAGAAGACTTGGAAGAATTGTGCACGCTAAAATCGAATGACTATTATGAGGTTCCCATTGAATTGAGAGCTTTTGAGATTGCTACATTCAAGGTGAACctttaatattatattcATAAAGTACCAAgagtaaagaaagaatatcTATCTTTTCATGATAAATGTGCGCAGTAGAAGTAAACATATTTTAACTAATTGTCTTGGCTTAGGTTTGCAAAGTTTCGTTTAACAACTACTTATAGTACTAACTGTCACgtcaaattttaaaaatctttcataaaaatataagaCTCATAAAAGCAGAAATCCAATTAAGCTCTTTATCCCAGCAGTTACGCAGTGGTATAACGCAAATCAGCAGGATATGTGACATTAATTTGTCTACGAATTTGATCAGTTAATTGCATCATCTTCAATGTCTCCTCATGGGGTATTTCAGGTGCCTCCttcatgttttttaataagcaTTCAGCGACGGCATCCTGTTCGTAAAAGAATCCAGTAGCATCATCAAAGGAAAAGTCAAATACCTCTGTCTCCCCAGAAGCACGTATCAATTTAATACTCTGTGGGCGATAGCAATCACCAGAAATGAACAACTGATTACCGTTTTCTCCATCCaatttaagaaaatcaTCGGACATTTTACCACGATCCATTGAGGTGCATAGCATAGCTATGGATTCTGTTTTTGGAAATACTAGAGTAACTGCTGTAGTATAATCCCCTATATCGCCGTTATGATCTTCAAAGGTAAGAGCGTTTGAGGAAACAGTGGGCTCttgcttttcatttttgggATCATCATAGAGCAGTAATCGAGACCAGGTAAGCGGATAAACACCCATATCTAATAAAACGCCAGCGCCCAAAGAAACGGTGCGTAAACGGGATTCTGAGGGTAGTTCACGGAAACGAAAATCTTGTGAAAAATCTACAAAAAGACGGAAGTGATCACCACAAACACGATCTTCATGTAGAAGAGTCTTGGCAGCCTTTACAATTGGGTAAAAACGGATCCAAAAACCCTCCGCGAAAAATAGATTTCTTGCTCTCGCTAATTCCACCAATTCTAGTGCTTCTGGATAATTAATGGTAAGAGGTTTTTCGCATAAGACTGCTTTGTCGTTCAACAAGGCAAGCTTGACAACTTCATAATGCTGAGGGTGGGTCGAACTAATGTAAACGATATCCACTTTATCATCCTTTACCAATTCCTCATATGAACCGTACGCTTTAGGCTTGCATGGGGCACAATGATTCTTGGCGAAAGAGGAAGCACGGTGTTCACTGTCACGTGTAGCGACAGCCACAATTTCATGTTGAACTTTGTGACGCTCTGGTACGCCTACGAGATCTTTGGCAAAGACCGCAGCTATACTTCCTGCACCCAAGAACCCCCAATGAATTACAGGACTGGCACCACTCATAGAAgtcattttcaaaacttaCGTTCAACGAATCAAAGGAAAATTACGATTGTATATTATGAGAAGAAAAACtgaattatatttttccaACCGTTTGTTTGACCCAAGTGTCCGTTTTATAGCAACAAAAAGTTGGAGAATTAAGCAAACACAGAAGAAACCACAGAGCAAAGAAGTGGTTATGAGTTCAGTACTTATCGAAGCTTATATACATTTACAATTATGTAAGCGTAAGTACATGTGTTTCCAATTTGCGTGCTAAATAATAAGATTTTCGTTAGCTATCGGGATATCGCTTTGAAGTCACCACTATGAAGTAAATGAGTGtcattaaaaatgattgaCTACCGAGAGTGATTGCTTATGAATAAAAGATCATATTATGACCTGAATATGTCTATCACACTGTTCACTCTTTAATAGGAATGTTGTTAAGTAGtagattgaaaattttgaaactcAGTACATCTTGGAATGGTGGAAGTTTGAATACCTAGAGAAAACATGTGCGATAGTCGTACACAAGTTTATGGTTCCAGAATTTGGTCTAACACTTGGAATCAAGTTGTTTTGTCAATTCGTTACTTCTAAGACAAACTGTAAATATACTAGGGTTTTATCGACTAAGTCTGTGTTTTATCCTTAAACGAAAAATTGATGGGATCATAGCGTCAAAGGTAAAAACTATACTACTTGGGAGTTAATCCTTTGAATATGCATTCATGAATATgaagttgattttttaaattgatCCATATCATTCGTATGCGAACGTACTGCTATAagaaaatacttttatttacagataatattaattatcGTATTGCAAATTCCATAAAGCTGTATACATATGAGATAGCGTAAAGCGTCATTTATCggtttattattttacagaattaaaataattcatGCGGTATATACTTTGTAACGCTTTTCCACGTGCGTTGTTAAAAAGATGAGATGGTAGCTATAACAAATAGACAAAAGAAGTTAAAGATAGACGTTCATTGaaagcatatttttttagaaacttTCAATCAAAGGAGAAGGAGGAACaggaaacaaaaaataagtcCTAGGAATAATACGCTAGCTatgttcaaaattaaacaagTTCCGAAAGATTTCGTTGCGCTGCATTGCGATATGCTATTTGTCCTATTAACCAAATGTGTATAATCTTGGCTACTGTATTAAACACATAGTTAATTTTGGCAAAAggtatttaatatttacaaatactACTTGGGGATAAAttcaattgcaaaattaattatttctaTTCATTCATATAGATAATAAAATCCAACAGTTCGATTAGTTCATTAAGCTAAACTAACGTTTTCGCCTTAATTAGTCTACTGCGAGTCTCTTTTCAATAccttaaaataataatctTCATAGAGCATACCGAATGATGATATTTGAGAAAGGACGAAAGAGGTGGGTACGGAAATATGTGTATGTAAAGCAGAAATCGTATTTTTAAGGTGATAATTCCATGCAGAATTATATTCCCCGATGTGTATTCCACTTTACTATAAAAAACTCACTCTAAGTTTCTCAGCCGTAACtagaaagaaataaaaccCATCTAATGCTATCCATAAATCTGAAAACTGCtttttatatctttttaCCATGAATAGAATAGCTGTATGCCAAAGCGGGATACTAAATTTACACAaccatttattttcattttctttctaatttgtattaacaaaacttttattgCTCAGAAGCAATAGCTGACCATTGTTTACATCCCTACTTCTTTACTAAATTTCCGTATTACGAAACTCTCCTGTATTCAACAAGTTTTGTGAGACTTTTACTATAATGCGTAAGAAATGGCAGAACGAAAACTTGAGAAAGTCAAGTTATCCATTTCACGTCATGTTATAGCCcattaataatattatatttgattactaaaaaaatgggaACAATCGGATGCGCAACTTccgaagaaaaatatggaaCAAATTTTTCGTTGCCTACTCATTTTCTTATATATTACAAGGAAAGTCTACTTCCATTGTCAACAAGTGATATTTCAGGTATAATCacttatattttttagaacaAACACAAAACCTTCAAAGATGAGTGGAAAATTGGTCCTTGTTACTGGTGTTACAGGATTTATTGGAGCCCACGTCGCTGAGCAGCTCCTGCAAGCCGGCTACCGTGTGCGTGGTACGGTGAGAAGCATGGAAAAGGCAGACGAGCTTATTAGACTCAATCCCGGATTAAAGGATAAAATTGAGTTTGTAATCGTCAAGGATGTCTCTGCTTCTAACGCTTTTGACGGTGTTTTGAAAGATGTGGAATTGATTTGTCATATAGCATCACCATTCTTTGTGGAAAACGTTACTGACAACAAATCCCAACTTTTGGACCCTGCCGTGAAGGGTACTCTCGGCATTTTAGAGGCTGCTCAAGGCGTAAAGAGTATTAAGCGCATTGTTATTACTTCATCTTTTGCCGCAGTGGGCAATTTCCAAATCGACCCTCATAACAATAAGGTGTATACTGAGAAGGATTGGAATCCCATTACCTATGAGGAGGCATTGACCACTGATAATGGCATTGTAGCATACTGTGCTTCGAAGAAACTCGCCGAAGAGGCTGCTCGAGAGTAtgtaaaggaaaagaagCCTTCTTATGATATTTGTACGATCAATCCTCCTTATGTGTATGGTCCACCAATTCACCCTATGAAAAATATGGACTCTTTAAATACCTCcaatcaaatattttggaaattaaTCGATGGATCGAAGGAAGCCACtccattttattattactaTGTTGATGTCCGTGATGTAGCTGCTGCTCACGTTTTTGCCCTTGAGAACGCCAAGTTGTCTAACGGCCGTATGCTTGTCTCCAAGGGTGTATTCACTACTGGTGATATTTGCAAGGTCCTTCGCAAAGAATTCCCCAACAAGTCCGATGTTATTGCCGAGCCCGTCGATATAACTGTGGATCCCAGTTTCTTCAAGTTAGACAACTCATTTTCCAAGTCTCTTGGATTCAAATATCATTCCGACGAGGAATGCTATGTTGACACTGCTAAGAAGTTATGGGAACGTGCTGAGGagtttaaataaaatgtttacaaaCGTTGGGTTGAGCATTCTTTTGTTACGAATTCATTTTTGCtccttatttatttcacgatttcttctttcaatttataTCGCTACGACATATATAGACTTTAGacatattaaattattagaaTTTCATTGCATTTAGATAAAAGACTTTTTTCGATAGTGCTTGTCGGTACACTTTGTTgtatacaattttttcaatattttgaaattttttactctATCAATCGATTTGCGATTTTTTCTACTCTTATGATGGTATACTGCAATTGCCCTTACAGTGTAACGAAATATATCTAACCGATATTTATTTCCGTTTTTTCAGTATTTACGtaagtttctttttgtaaagCGTTGGAATATTTGtttgctcttttttttgatctACTATTGTTACAAAACTACCAACtgttgcaaaaaaaaattcataaaactTGACACCTTAAATTGTACTTAAGTTTATACGGCATACTGTACTATACTTCTGTAACACATTCAACAATATATAAGGATTTTTCGGAACTTTTCTGGAGccatttttacaaatggTGACGCTTACATAATGCCCTCgtaaatgaaatatatattcGGCCTCGAACTCTTCTataatcttttaattttcttggTCTACCTTTTTGTCAAAATTCGAAGTACTGATCGGGAAAGTTGGTAactctctttttttatttctactaagtctaaaaatttaacgaatttaaattaaaatcgTATAAAACATGAAGGCAGTGATAGCAG
This portion of the Schizosaccharomyces pombe strain 972h- genome assembly, chromosome: I genome encodes:
- the dhd1 gene encoding dihydrodiol dehydrogenase, with amino-acid sequence MTSMSGASPVIHWGFLGAGSIAAVFAKDLVGVPERHKVQHEIVAVATRDSEHRASSFAKNHCAPCKPKAYGSYEELVKDDKVDIVYISSTHPQHYEVVKLALLNDKAVLCEKPLTINYPEALELVELARARNLFFAEGFWIRFYPIVKAAKTLLHEDRVCGDHFRLFVDFSQDFRFRELPSESRLRTVSLGAGVLLDMGVYPLTWSRLLLYDDPKNEKQEPTVSSNALTFEDHNGDIGDYTTAVTLVFPKTESIAMLCTSMDRGKMSDDFLKLDGENGNQLFISGDCYRPQSIKLIRASGETEVFDFSFDDATGFFYEQDAVAECLLKNMKEAPEIPHEETLKMMQLTDQIRRQINVTYPADLRYTTA
- a CDS encoding flavonol reductase/cinnamoyl-CoA reductase family, with the protein product MSGKLVLVTGVTGFIGAHVAEQLLQAGYRVRGTVRSMEKADELIRLNPGLKDKIEFVIVKDVSASNAFDGVLKDVELICHIASPFFVENVTDNKSQLLDPAVKGTLGILEAAQGVKSIKRIVITSSFAAVGNFQIDPHNNKVYTEKDWNPITYEEALTTDNGIVAYCASKKLAEEAAREYVKEKKPSYDICTINPPYVYGPPIHPMKNMDSLNTSNQIFWKLIDGSKEATPFYYYYVDVRDVAAAHVFALENAKLSNGRMLVSKGVFTTGDICKVLRKEFPNKSDVIAEPVDITVDPSFFKLDNSFSKSLGFKYHSDEECYVDTAKKLWERAEEFK